The following coding sequences lie in one Oncorhynchus nerka isolate Pitt River linkage group LG14, Oner_Uvic_2.0, whole genome shotgun sequence genomic window:
- the LOC135575076 gene encoding basic proline-rich protein-like, with amino-acid sequence MMNLALMRTATGKEAPELPLLQSPRPQCAPVKPQCAPVKPQCGPVKPQCAPVKPQCAPVKPQCAPVKPQCGPVKPQCAPVKPQCAPVKPQCAPVKPQCGPVKPQCAPVKPQCGPVKPQCGPVKPQCAPVKPQCAPVKPQCGPVKPQCAPVKPQCGPVKPQCGPVKPRCGPVKPQCGPVKPQCGPVKPQCGHVKPQCAPVKPQCGPVKPQCGPVKPQCAPVKPQCAPVKPQCAPVKPQCGPVKPQCAPVKPQCGPVKPQCGPVKPQCAPVKPQCGPVKPQCGPVKPQCGPVNLIVRPNPYAPQCGPVKPQCAPVKPQCAPVKPQCGPVKPQCAPVKPQCGPVKPQCGPVKPQCAPVKPQCGPVKPQCGPVKPQCGPVKPQCAPVKPQCASVKPQCGPVKPQCAPVKPQCGPVKPQCAPVKPQCGPVKPQCAPVKPQCGSVKPRCGPVKPQCAPVKPRYLCNTTVERES; translated from the exons atgatgaatctggctctcatgaggaccgccacaggaaaggaagccccagagttacctctgctgcagagcccCAGA CCCCAGTGTGCTCCTGTTAAGCCCCAGTGTGCTCCTGTTAAGCCCCAGTGTGGTCCTGTTAAGCCCCAGTGTGCTCCTGTTAAGCCTCAGTGTGCTCCTGTTAAGCCCCAGTGTGCTCCTGTTAAGCCCCAGTGTGGTCCTGTTAAGCCCCAGTGTGCTCCTGTTAAGCCCCAGTGTGCTCCTGTTAAGCCCCAGTGTGCTCCTGTTAAGCCCCAGTGTGGTCCTGTTAAGCCCCAGTGTGCTCCTGTTAAGCCCCAGTGTGGTCCTGTTAAGCCCCAGTGTGGTCCTGTTAAGCCCCAGTGTGCTCCTGTTAAGCCCCAGTGTGCTCCTGTTAAGCCCCAGTGTGGTCCTGTTAAGCCCCAGTGTGCTCCTGTTAAGCCCCAGTGTGGTCCTGTTAAGCCCCAGTGTGGTCCTGTTAAGCCCCGGTGTGGTCCTGTTAAGCCCCAGTGTGGTCCTGTTAAGCCCCAGTGTGGTCCTGTTAAGCCCCAGTGTGGTCATGTTAAGCCCCAGTGTGCTCCTGTTAAGCCCCAGTGTGGTCCTGTTAAGCCCCAGTGTGGTCCTGTTAAGCCCCAGTGTGCTCCTGTTAAGCCCCAGTGTGCTCCTGTTAAGCCCCAGTGTGCTCCTGTTAAGCCCCAGTGTGGTCCTGTTAAGCCCCAGTGTGCTCCTGTTAAGCCCCAGTGTGGTCCTGTTAAGCCCCAGTGTGGTCCTGTTAAGCCCCAGTGTGCTCCTGTTAAGCCCCAGTGTGGTCCTGTTAAGCCCCAGTGTGGTCCTGTTAAGCCCCAGTGTGGTCctgttaacctcatagtccgcccaaacccgtatgcg CCCCAGTGTGGTCCTGTTAAGCCCCAGTGTGCTCCTGTTAAGCCCCAGTGTGCTCCTGTTAAGCCCCAGTGTGGTCCTGTTAAGCCCCAGTGTGCTCCTGTTAAGCCCCAGTGTGGTCCTGTTAAGCCCCAGTGTGGTCCTGTTAAGCCCCAGTGTGCTCCTGTTAAGCCCCAGTGTGGTCCTGTTAAGCCCCAGTGTGGTCCTGTTAAGCCCCAGTGTGGTCCTGTTAAGCCCCAGTGTGCTCCTGTTAAGCCCCAGTGTGCTTCTGTTAAGCCCCAGTGTGGTCCTGTTAAGCCCCAGTGTGCTCCTGTTAAGCCCCAGTGTGGTCCTGTTAAGCCCCAGTGTGCTCCTGTTAAGCCCCAGTGTGGTCCTGTTAAGCCCCAGTGTGCTCCTGTTAAGCCCCAGTGTGGTTCTGTTAAGCCCCGGTGTGGTCCTGTTAAGCCCCAGTGTGCTCCTGTTAAGCCCCGGTATCTTTGTAATACgacagtagagagggagagttga